One Festucalex cinctus isolate MCC-2025b chromosome 1, RoL_Fcin_1.0, whole genome shotgun sequence genomic region harbors:
- the aire gene encoding autoimmune regulator, which yields MSRVETLADPKLRSLLKGLRTDIAMAVHDAFPLVHGLADKNVISEQMLKDTVAQEGREGIHKAVYSLLSWVLDQNASTMQAFWRNLNKAYNLDSYPKLRALLAPHSAAGDVASPQGKRSHGKKRSHKDREDQYRAKTSDGSAVLSKYAFFLCLTYVFSSVSARKCSKLPGDFSKCKELKSKTAMATFQHKRETTAATTGQSHHNDDECAACKDGGELICCDGCPRAFHLTCLDPPLASIPSGSWRCKDCSGRKGKEQKTQHALQPRQTNSNTSTVDFSFFPLLSSSTASAMECPDACGICHLGGGGGDLTRCLQCSKRYHHHCHFPIKYDFQKPPSLFVSGRSICLSCSMALISTAEKEADNKCLQLPTAAHTHDQISSVHKDDLDSILGDASLDGILQWAFHNIPQPLLNTQGCCQ from the exons ATGTCCCGCGTGGAGACCCTGGCAGACCCCAAACTTCGCTCGCTTTTGAAGGGTCTTCGCACGGACATCGCTATGGCCGTGCACGACGCCTTCCCTCTCGTTCACGGTTTGGCCGACAAGAATGTCATCAGTGAGCAGATGCTGAAG GACACGGTGGCGCAGGAGGGCCGAGAAGGGATCCACAAGGCTGTGTACTCGCTGCTCTCGTGGGTCCTGGACCAGAATGCCTCCACCATGCAGGCCTTCTGGAGGAACCTCAACAAGGCCTACAACCTGGACAGCTACCCCAAACTGCGAGCGCTACTCGCTCCACACAGTGCCG CAGGCGACGTTGCGTCTCCTCAAGGCAAGAGGAGTCACGGTAAAAAGAGGAGCCACAAGGACAGAGAAGATCAATATCGCGCCAAGACGAGTGACGGATCTGCAG TATTATCAaagtatgcattttttttatgtttaacctATGTTTTCTCTTCAGTTTCTGCCAGAAAGTGCAGCAAACTGCCGGGAGACTTTTCCAAATGTAAAGAGCTGAAATCCAAAACTGCCATGGCGACCTTTCAACACAAGAGGGAGACAACAGCAGCAACCACTGGACAG agCCACCACAACGACGACGAGTGTGCCGCGTGCAAAGATGGAGGCGAGTTGATCTGTTGTGACGGATGTCCTCGAGCTTTTCATTTGACCTGCCTGGACCCACCGCTCGCATCCATCCCCAG TGGTTCTTGGCGATGCAAGGACTGCAGTGGCAGGAAAGGGAAAGAACAAAAAACCCAGCATGCTTTGCAA CCTCGGCAGACAAACTCTAACACCTCCACCGTAGACTTCTCATTCTTTCCCTTACTGTCCTCCTCCACAGCCTCCGCCATGGAG TGCCCAGACGCATGTGGTATTTGTCAcctgggaggaggaggaggagacctCACCCGCTGCCTCCAGTGTTCAAAGCGTTACCACCACCACTGCCACTTCCCCAT TAAATATGACTTCCAAAAGCCACCATCTCTGTTTGTTAGCGGGCGATCCATCTGTCTGTCGTGTTCCATGGCGTTGATCAGCACTGCAGAAAAGGAGGCTGACAACAAATGTTTACAG CTTCCCACAGCGGCCCACACCCACGACCAAATCTCATCTGTGCATAAAGACGACTTGGACTCCATCCTGGGAGAC GCCTCCTTGGATGGCATCTTGCAGTGGGCTTTCCACAACATCCCCCAACCACTTCTTAACACTCAGGGATGCTGCCAGTGA